From Oreochromis aureus strain Israel breed Guangdong linkage group 4, ZZ_aureus, whole genome shotgun sequence, a single genomic window includes:
- the gpr146 gene encoding probable G-protein coupled receptor 146, whose amino-acid sequence MWICMVYNETDTSVDFRLCRDFGLILSILSLIYLLVCFPLGLCYNVLLVVVNLSNKVSMTMPDVYFVNMAIAGLVLNLVAPVELLSSTFTRWHVWEYNDEVYITLLILFNISSLVIMYSTTLLSLDYYIERALPRTYMSSVYNTKHVCGFIWGGAVLTSFSSLLFYVCNHISTKMVECSKMQNKEAADSIMMFIGYVVPALAVLYAFVLILRIRKESTPLDQDSARLDPSIHRLLLASVCVQFVLWTPYYMTLLVHTVVVAPGYISSARYLPTYYFLRCVSKLLAFSSSFAMPLMYRQMNKNFSNKLQRLLRRLHCRDQSCPRERSTVQQVVT is encoded by the coding sequence ATGTGGATCTGCATGGTTTACAATGAGACGGACACCAGCGTGGACTTCCGGCTCTGCCGGGACTTTGGCCTCATCCTGTCAATCCTCTCCCTCATCTACCTCCTGGTGTGTTTCCCACTGGGCCTGTGCTACAATGTGCTGCTGGTCGTGGTCAACCTCTCAAACAAGGTGTCCATGACCATGCCTGATGTCTATTTTGTCAACATGGCCATTGCGGGTCTCGTGCTCAACCTGGTGGCGCCTGTGGAGCTGCTGAGCTCCACCTTCACCCGCTGGCATGTGTGGGAGTATAACGATGAGGTTTACATCACCCTACTCATCCTCTTCAACATCTCATCTCTGGTTATCATGTATTCCACCACGCTGCTCAGTCTGGACTACTACATAGAGCGCGCGCTGCCTCGCACGTACATGTCGAGTGTGTATAACACCAAACACGTGTGCGGGTTTATCTGGGGCGGCGCAGTGCTCACGAGCTTCTCCTCGCTGCTCTTCTATGTGTGCAACCACATCTCCACCAAGATGGTCGAATGCTCCAAAATGCAGAACAAGGAGGCAGCGGACTCGATCATGATGTTCATCGGCTACGTGGTGCCCGCCCTGGCTGTGCTTTACGCTTTTGTGCTCATTCTGCGCATCAGGAAGGAATCTACACCTTTGGATCAGGACTCTGCTCGCTTGGACCCTTCCATACACAGGTTGCTGCTAGCTTCAGTCTGTGTGCAGTTCGTACTGTGGACTCCGTACTACATGACTCTTTTAGTACATACTGTAGTTGTTGCACCAGGATACATTAGCAGTGCACGTTACTTACCTACTTATTATTTCTTGAGATGCGTATCTAAACTGTTGGCTTTCTCCAGCAGCTTTGCAATGCCTCTTATGTACAGGCAGATGAACAAAAACTTCTCCAACAAGCTCCAGCGGCTGCTCAGGAGGCTGCATTGCAGAGACCAGTCCTGCCCTCGTGAACGCTCAACAGTGCAGCAAGTGGTGACGTGA